The following proteins come from a genomic window of Denitromonas sp.:
- a CDS encoding EAL domain-containing protein → MLRCRPLLLLACLLLPSYGAAEAGAPRVLSIFFGQRDTPYEVLLEDGLRKGFEASATDPRVSLDTLYLDMTGRYDAARAKLIAQALHLNHDRQVPYDAVVLSGMPSQRFFEEHGAGLSRGAVIRIEGDFITPAPSSAPGHYTLRNTLAIADTASSALAMLPRTQALWVIAGTGRGDQAVLAAARAQLASVREPVAVRFIEASDTAALLAEVANTPPGTILLYLRVTRDAAGHGIVPAELARQIGQRANAPMFCIYEPVIQNSNCVGGSLSAGRHTGEAAAALALQSLHGSPPEAAVQRVAARPQYRWPQLQRWRVPRKAIPAGAELLDYTPSLYERYAPQVWSTLGAFALFTAALLGLMWAMGLYRRQRDTLAEIEQRWHLALDGAGHGVWDLDVRRGTAFYAPGWQAMLGLSAVTDDARLREARIHPTDRPRVMSLLQQHLSGRTPHFESDHRMICADDSTIWVRERGQVVHRSKSGKPLRFIATMQDITEQRLAQEHVRHMATHDTLTGLPNRTLLTDRLDRAITRARRMKHRVAVIFLDLDHFKTVNDTLGHPVGDLLLIAVAGRMMPHLRETDTISRQGGDEFVILLPELHSAADAAQVCDKLQREMDEPVALDGRSLRISVSMGVAMFPDDGETVETLLQKADVALYQVKNSGRGDYRFFSADMNRELENQFDLESRMGAALRDGRIRLWYQPQFDLTTGELLGAEALARWIEPDGTAIPPDAFIPVAEKFGHIQRLGELALRAACAEAVHWAQCLGRPIPVSVNLSAVQFHRPGLTEQVRTVLNDTGLAAAQLVIEITESVLMEDNITTRETLAGLATLGVALSVDDFGTGYSSLAYLKRFPVNHLKIDRAFVADLGCDPDSDTIVRTIVQLGHNLGLRVIAEGVETAAQQAQLRGYGCDIGQGYWYHPALPPERFLQLLRRS, encoded by the coding sequence ATGCTTCGCTGCCGCCCCCTGCTGCTGCTCGCCTGCCTGCTGCTGCCCTCATACGGTGCGGCGGAGGCCGGCGCGCCCCGGGTGCTGAGCATCTTCTTCGGCCAGCGCGACACCCCGTACGAAGTGCTCCTCGAAGACGGCTTGCGAAAAGGCTTCGAGGCCAGCGCAACCGACCCGCGTGTCAGCCTCGATACGCTCTACCTCGACATGACCGGCCGCTACGACGCGGCCCGGGCGAAGCTCATTGCCCAGGCCCTGCACCTCAACCATGACCGGCAGGTGCCGTACGATGCCGTCGTCTTGAGCGGCATGCCCAGCCAGCGCTTCTTCGAGGAACATGGCGCGGGGCTGAGCCGAGGCGCCGTCATCAGGATCGAAGGCGATTTCATCACGCCGGCACCATCGTCCGCGCCCGGCCACTACACCCTGCGCAACACCCTCGCCATTGCGGATACGGCCAGCAGCGCCCTGGCCATGCTGCCCCGCACGCAGGCACTGTGGGTGATCGCCGGCACCGGCCGGGGAGACCAGGCCGTGCTCGCGGCGGCGCGCGCCCAGCTGGCGTCGGTGCGCGAGCCGGTGGCGGTGCGCTTCATCGAGGCGAGCGACACCGCGGCACTGCTGGCCGAGGTCGCCAACACCCCGCCCGGCACGATCCTGCTGTATCTGCGCGTCACCCGCGATGCGGCAGGCCACGGAATCGTCCCGGCCGAACTGGCCCGGCAGATTGGACAACGCGCCAACGCGCCCATGTTCTGCATCTATGAGCCGGTCATTCAGAACAGCAACTGCGTCGGAGGCAGCCTGTCGGCCGGACGGCATACCGGCGAAGCCGCGGCCGCACTCGCCCTGCAATCGCTGCACGGCAGCCCGCCGGAGGCGGCCGTCCAACGCGTGGCGGCGCGACCGCAATACCGCTGGCCGCAACTGCAGCGCTGGCGCGTGCCGCGCAAGGCGATCCCCGCCGGGGCAGAGCTGCTCGACTACACGCCCTCGCTCTACGAGCGCTACGCCCCCCAGGTATGGAGCACCCTGGGCGCGTTCGCCCTGTTCACCGCGGCCCTGCTCGGGCTGATGTGGGCGATGGGGCTGTACCGCAGGCAACGCGACACCCTGGCCGAAATCGAGCAGCGCTGGCATCTGGCGCTGGACGGCGCCGGGCATGGGGTGTGGGACCTGGATGTGCGCCGCGGCACCGCCTTCTATGCCCCCGGCTGGCAAGCCATGCTTGGCCTGAGCGCAGTCACCGACGACGCCAGACTCCGGGAGGCGCGGATTCACCCGACCGACCGCCCCCGGGTCATGTCGCTGCTGCAACAACACCTGTCGGGGCGCACGCCGCACTTCGAAAGCGACCATCGCATGATCTGCGCCGACGACAGCACCATCTGGGTGCGCGAGCGCGGCCAGGTCGTACATCGCAGCAAGAGCGGCAAGCCGCTGCGCTTCATTGCCACGATGCAGGACATCACCGAGCAGCGCCTGGCCCAGGAACATGTTCGCCACATGGCCACGCATGACACCCTGACCGGCCTGCCCAACCGCACGCTGCTGACCGACCGCCTCGACCGGGCCATCACCCGCGCCCGCCGGATGAAGCACCGGGTGGCGGTGATCTTCCTCGATCTCGACCACTTCAAGACCGTCAACGACACCCTCGGCCATCCGGTCGGCGACCTGCTGTTGATCGCCGTGGCCGGGCGGATGATGCCGCACCTGCGCGAGACCGACACCATCAGCCGGCAAGGCGGCGACGAGTTCGTGATCCTGCTGCCCGAACTGCACAGCGCTGCCGACGCCGCCCAGGTGTGCGACAAGCTGCAGCGCGAGATGGACGAGCCGGTCGCGCTCGACGGCCGCTCGCTGCGCATCTCGGTGTCGATGGGCGTGGCCATGTTCCCGGACGACGGCGAGACGGTGGAGACCCTGCTGCAGAAGGCCGATGTGGCGCTGTACCAGGTCAAGAACAGCGGCCGGGGCGACTATCGCTTCTTCTCGGCGGACATGAACCGCGAGCTGGAGAACCAGTTCGACCTCGAATCGCGCATGGGCGCCGCCCTGCGCGATGGGCGCATCCGGCTGTGGTACCAGCCGCAGTTCGACCTGACCACCGGCGAGCTGCTTGGCGCCGAAGCCCTGGCCCGCTGGATCGAGCCCGACGGCACGGCCATTCCGCCCGACGCCTTCATCCCGGTAGCGGAAAAGTTCGGCCACATCCAGCGCCTCGGCGAGCTGGCGCTGCGCGCCGCCTGCGCCGAAGCGGTGCACTGGGCGCAATGCCTCGGCCGGCCGATCCCGGTGTCGGTCAACCTCTCGGCCGTGCAGTTCCACCGTCCCGGCCTGACCGAGCAGGTGCGCACCGTCCTCAACGACACCGGCCTGGCCGCCGCCCAGCTGGTCATCGAGATCACCGAGTCGGTGCTGATGGAAGACAACATCACCACGCGCGAGACCCTCGCCGGCCTGGCCACCCTCGGCGTCGCCCTGTCGGTCGACGACTTCGGCACCGGTTACTCGAGCCTGGCGTATCTCAAGCGCTTCCCGGTCAATCACCTGAAGATCGACCGCGCCTTCGTCGCCGACCTCGGTTGTGATCCGGACAGCGACACCATCGTGCGCACCATCGTCCAGCTCGGCCACAACCTCGGCCTGCGTGTCATCGCCGAAGGCGTCGAGACCGCAGCCCAGCAGGCGCAGCTGCGCGGCTACGGCTGCGACATCGGACAAGGGTACTGGTATCACCCGGCGCTGCCCCCGGAACGCTTCTTGCAACTCCTCCGGCGAAGCTGA
- a CDS encoding copper chaperone PCu(A)C, whose amino-acid sequence MTALRLATALLLICASPLTLAAGMADGIAVEAAHIRQMPPAAPNSAAFLTVINTATTPVRLIGARSALAQTVELHDHVRDGEIMRMRRIEGIDIAAGAQAALAPGGKHVMLIGLKQPLVAGTTAQITLVFADGSEHVFSAPITPIRPAAAH is encoded by the coding sequence ATGACCGCCCTACGCCTTGCCACCGCACTCCTGCTGATCTGCGCCAGCCCGCTCACCCTCGCCGCCGGCATGGCCGACGGCATTGCGGTGGAAGCGGCGCACATCCGCCAGATGCCGCCCGCCGCCCCCAACTCGGCCGCCTTCCTCACCGTGATCAATACCGCCACTACGCCAGTCCGGCTGATCGGCGCACGCAGCGCGCTCGCCCAGACCGTCGAACTGCACGACCATGTCCGCGACGGCGAGATCATGCGCATGCGCCGCATCGAGGGCATCGACATCGCGGCCGGGGCGCAGGCCGCCCTCGCCCCCGGCGGCAAGCACGTCATGCTGATCGGCCTCAAGCAGCCGCTCGTGGCCGGCACCACGGCGCAGATCACGCTGGTCTTCGCCGATGGCAGCGAGCACGTCTTCAGCGCGCCGATCACACCCATCCGCCCCGCCGCAGCACACTGA
- the nosZ gene encoding Sec-dependent nitrous-oxide reductase, translating into MKTRIKQAVGLALAAGFGLAATSSAFAAESLQDVMKRRGLSQQDLLAAAKTYVPTGKRDEFLAFSSGGQSGQIIVYGIPSMRILKYIAVFTPEPWQGYGFDENSKAVLRQGNIDGKEINWGDTHHPAISETQGQYDGQFLFINDKANPRLAVIDLRDFETKQIVVNPIFKSEHGGAFVTPNTEYVIEAAQYASPLENQKFEPLTSFNSKYRGGVTYWKFDRHEGRLVPNDSFSLELPPYSQDLSDAGKGPSEGWSFTNSFCSERYVGGIEKGRPPYEAGCSAKDTDYMHVVNWKKAAELVKAGKATKINGHNVLPIDVAVKEGVLFLVPEPKSPHGVDVTPDGKFITVSGKLDTHVSVYSFEKIQAAIKAGKFESKDPYGIPVIAMKEALHTQVELGLGPLHTQYDAKNCVAYTSLYVDSQVAKWNYCEGKVLDKISVHYNIGHLMTMEGDSMAPKGKYLVALNKLSIDRFNPVGPLHPQNHQLIDISNDKMQLLYDMPLPLGEPHYVVAIQADKLKPAVRYKVGTDSRTDKPHPGAVKAGQEKTVRNGNKVEVFGTLIRSHITPETIEVEKGDEVTIHLTNLERAQDETHGFTVSTFNVHASVEPGKTVTVKFNADKEGVYPYYCTEFCSALHLEMQGYLLVKPKGWKPEKDASLSGAGYTEEDYKKTLKKVADTQAVIDQVVGYITSVNYTDFPDVVAMMEDAVDQLNRTKEAKAKHEEAARGADWDQANLWAEQVWQYQVKAADLGLRAKTYLEQNGAKKVE; encoded by the coding sequence ATGAAGACACGTATCAAGCAGGCGGTCGGACTGGCGCTTGCGGCTGGCTTCGGTCTGGCAGCAACCTCGTCGGCCTTTGCCGCCGAATCGCTGCAGGACGTGATGAAGCGCCGCGGGCTGTCCCAGCAAGACCTGTTGGCAGCCGCCAAGACCTATGTGCCGACCGGCAAGCGCGACGAGTTCCTCGCGTTCAGCTCGGGCGGTCAGTCGGGCCAGATCATCGTGTATGGCATTCCGTCCATGCGCATCCTCAAGTACATCGCCGTATTTACGCCGGAACCGTGGCAGGGCTATGGTTTTGACGAGAACTCGAAGGCGGTGCTGCGCCAGGGCAACATCGACGGCAAGGAAATCAACTGGGGCGACACGCACCACCCGGCCATTTCCGAGACCCAGGGCCAGTATGACGGCCAGTTCCTGTTCATCAACGACAAGGCCAACCCGCGCCTCGCCGTGATCGACCTGCGTGACTTCGAAACCAAGCAGATCGTGGTCAACCCGATCTTCAAGTCCGAGCACGGTGGCGCCTTCGTGACGCCGAACACCGAGTACGTGATCGAAGCCGCGCAATACGCCTCGCCGCTGGAAAACCAGAAGTTCGAGCCGCTCACGTCGTTCAACAGCAAGTACCGTGGTGGTGTGACGTACTGGAAGTTCGACCGTCACGAAGGTCGCCTGGTGCCGAACGACTCCTTCTCGCTCGAGCTGCCGCCGTACTCGCAGGACTTGTCCGACGCGGGTAAGGGCCCGTCCGAGGGCTGGTCGTTCACCAACTCGTTCTGCTCCGAGCGCTATGTGGGCGGTATCGAGAAAGGCCGTCCGCCGTATGAAGCCGGTTGCTCCGCCAAGGACACCGACTACATGCACGTGGTCAACTGGAAGAAGGCCGCCGAGCTGGTCAAGGCCGGCAAAGCCACCAAGATCAACGGCCACAACGTGCTGCCGATCGACGTCGCAGTCAAGGAAGGCGTGCTCTTCCTGGTGCCCGAGCCCAAGTCCCCGCACGGTGTCGACGTGACCCCGGACGGCAAGTTCATCACGGTGTCCGGCAAGCTCGACACCCATGTGTCGGTGTACAGCTTCGAGAAGATCCAGGCCGCCATCAAGGCCGGCAAGTTCGAATCGAAAGATCCGTACGGCATCCCCGTGATCGCCATGAAGGAGGCGCTGCACACCCAGGTCGAACTCGGCCTCGGCCCCCTGCACACCCAGTACGATGCCAAGAACTGCGTCGCCTACACCTCGCTGTATGTGGACTCGCAGGTTGCCAAGTGGAACTACTGCGAAGGCAAGGTGCTCGACAAGATCAGCGTGCACTACAACATCGGTCACCTGATGACCATGGAAGGCGATTCCATGGCGCCGAAGGGCAAGTACCTGGTGGCGCTGAACAAGCTGTCCATCGACCGCTTCAACCCGGTTGGCCCGCTGCATCCGCAGAACCACCAGCTCATCGACATCAGCAACGACAAGATGCAGCTGCTGTACGACATGCCGCTGCCGCTGGGCGAGCCGCACTACGTGGTCGCGATTCAGGCTGACAAGCTCAAGCCTGCCGTGCGCTACAAGGTCGGTACCGACAGCCGCACCGACAAGCCGCACCCGGGTGCCGTCAAGGCCGGTCAGGAAAAGACCGTCCGCAACGGCAACAAGGTCGAAGTGTTCGGTACGCTGATCCGCTCGCACATCACGCCGGAAACCATCGAAGTCGAGAAGGGCGATGAAGTCACCATCCACCTGACCAACCTCGAGCGCGCCCAGGACGAGACCCACGGCTTCACCGTCTCGACCTTCAACGTGCATGCGTCGGTCGAACCGGGCAAGACCGTGACGGTCAAGTTCAACGCCGACAAAGAGGGTGTGTATCCGTACTACTGCACCGAGTTCTGCTCGGCGCTGCACCTCGAAATGCAGGGCTATCTCCTGGTCAAGCCGAAGGGCTGGAAGCCGGAGAAGGACGCCTCGCTGTCGGGCGCCGGCTACACGGAAGAGGACTACAAGAAGACGCTGAAGAAAGTGGCTGACACCCAGGCCGTCATCGACCAGGTCGTGGGCTACATCACCAGTGTCAACTACACCGACTTCCCGGATGTGGTCGCCATGATGGAAGACGCGGTCGACCAGCTCAACCGCACCAAGGAAGCCAAGGCCAAGCACGAAGAAGCCGCGCGCGGCGCTGACTGGGACCAGGCCAACCTCTGGGCCGAGCAGGTGTGGCAGTACCAGGTGAAAGCCGCCGACCTCGGTCTGCGTGCCAAGACCTACCTTGAGCAGAACGGTGCGAAAAAGGTTGAGTAA
- a CDS encoding c-type cytochrome: MKKAVVFAALVGLMATPALANDGAKLYAEKTCAACHGPDGKKTLMPNYPKIAGQNAAYLEQQMQDIKSGKRNNGQSAAMKGVMHLVDDAQIKVLADYVSKLAP; the protein is encoded by the coding sequence ATGAAGAAAGCAGTTGTATTCGCCGCCCTGGTCGGCCTGATGGCTACACCGGCGCTGGCCAATGATGGCGCCAAGCTCTACGCCGAGAAAACCTGTGCCGCCTGCCACGGCCCGGACGGCAAGAAAACCCTGATGCCCAACTACCCGAAGATCGCCGGCCAGAATGCCGCCTATCTCGAGCAGCAGATGCAGGACATCAAGAGCGGCAAGCGCAACAACGGCCAGTCCGCTGCCATGAAGGGCGTGATGCACCTGGTTGATGACGCCCAGATCAAGGTGCTGGCCGACTACGTGTCCAAACTCGCGCCCTGA
- a CDS encoding c-type cytochrome, giving the protein MKQILIAASLAMFAIGAVQAAGGPAPKKTGIEGEGYVWNAEGGEKNEALTLKGDVKKGKEVYEICGACHLPSGAGRPDGTFPQLAGQHSTVLIKQMADIRAGLRDNPTMYPFAATMTDAQDLADVSAYIESLCVPVDHGKYDEADKMLQIAKGRTLYKKECQECHGENGEGVKDKFYPVIAGQHYAYLLRQMTEIRDGHRRNANPDMVKIISKYSDKDLVAISAYQSSLKMPGSMCKQ; this is encoded by the coding sequence ATGAAACAGATTTTGATTGCAGCGTCGCTGGCCATGTTTGCCATCGGCGCGGTGCAGGCGGCCGGCGGCCCCGCACCGAAGAAAACCGGTATCGAAGGCGAAGGCTATGTCTGGAACGCCGAGGGCGGCGAAAAGAACGAAGCGCTGACGCTGAAAGGCGACGTCAAGAAAGGCAAGGAAGTCTACGAAATCTGTGGCGCCTGCCACCTGCCTTCGGGCGCCGGCCGCCCGGACGGCACCTTCCCGCAGCTGGCGGGTCAGCACTCGACCGTGCTGATCAAGCAGATGGCCGACATCCGCGCCGGCCTGCGTGACAACCCGACCATGTATCCGTTTGCCGCGACCATGACCGACGCGCAGGACCTGGCCGACGTCTCCGCCTACATCGAAAGCCTGTGCGTGCCGGTCGATCATGGCAAGTACGACGAAGCCGACAAGATGCTGCAGATCGCCAAGGGCCGCACCCTGTACAAGAAAGAGTGCCAGGAATGTCACGGCGAAAACGGCGAGGGCGTGAAGGACAAGTTCTACCCGGTGATCGCCGGCCAGCACTATGCCTACCTGCTGCGCCAGATGACCGAGATCCGCGACGGTCACCGCCGCAACGCCAACCCGGACATGGTGAAGATCATCTCCAAGTATTCGGACAAAGATCTGGTGGCGATCTCGGCCTACCAGTCCAGCCTGAAAATGCCGGGCAGCATGTGTAAGCAGTAA
- the nosD gene encoding nitrous oxide reductase family maturation protein NosD — protein sequence MTPLTRLWPVVAVVVGALVPQTTSLADVDAVLEKLKASGLKAAGEAPKLAPAAQPVDPRVAFPGAGMDKSGLPDAAADSWGDSSRPAPKPTAPNRKDMPWFQTLVDAAPVGSVLKVPAGDYAGPVLVDKTLTIEGDGQVVIHGGGTGTVMVVQAPGVTVRGLRLTGSGGSHDSDDACLNVRGDHGVFDTLRMDDCLFGVDLKQAHYNTLRNSYIQSKPADLGLRGDGIRLWSSNNNLVEGNEVVDSRDVVAWYSNDNIFRNNVGRRSRYSLHFMFANRNLVEDNKYYDNSVGVYIMYAGYSTIRNNVISQANGATGMAVGLKEASDVVIEGNEIIYCAVGIGSDISPFEPDSTVTIRGNRIAYNGIGISFTSDIGGTEVTGNIFEGNLSQIAVGGAGAATKSHWHGNYWDDYQGFDRNTDRVGDTPYELYAFTDQLWMEQPYARFFKNAPMLEALDFLERLAPFTSPVLLLKDDAPLFHNPKEAKS from the coding sequence GTGACACCCCTGACGCGGCTGTGGCCGGTCGTCGCGGTCGTGGTCGGCGCGCTGGTGCCGCAGACCACGTCGCTGGCCGATGTGGACGCGGTGCTCGAGAAGCTCAAGGCGTCCGGGCTGAAAGCGGCCGGCGAGGCGCCCAAGCTGGCGCCGGCGGCGCAGCCGGTCGATCCGCGCGTGGCCTTTCCCGGGGCGGGCATGGACAAGTCCGGCCTGCCCGATGCGGCGGCCGACTCCTGGGGCGACTCCTCCCGCCCGGCGCCCAAGCCGACCGCACCCAACCGCAAGGACATGCCCTGGTTCCAGACCCTGGTCGATGCGGCGCCGGTGGGTAGCGTGCTCAAGGTGCCAGCCGGCGACTACGCCGGGCCGGTGCTGGTGGACAAGACATTGACCATCGAGGGCGACGGCCAGGTCGTCATTCATGGCGGCGGCACCGGTACCGTGATGGTCGTGCAGGCCCCCGGCGTCACCGTGCGCGGCCTGCGCCTGACCGGCTCCGGCGGCTCGCACGACTCCGACGACGCCTGCCTCAATGTGCGTGGCGACCATGGCGTGTTCGACACCCTGCGCATGGACGACTGCCTGTTCGGTGTCGACCTCAAACAGGCGCACTACAACACCCTGCGCAACAGCTACATCCAGTCCAAGCCGGCCGACCTCGGCCTGCGTGGCGATGGCATCCGCCTGTGGTCGAGCAACAACAACCTGGTCGAGGGCAACGAGGTTGTCGATTCGCGCGATGTGGTGGCCTGGTACTCCAACGACAACATCTTTCGCAACAACGTCGGCCGGCGCAGCCGCTACTCGCTGCACTTCATGTTCGCCAACCGCAACCTGGTCGAAGACAACAAGTACTACGACAACTCGGTGGGCGTGTACATCATGTATGCCGGCTACTCGACCATCCGCAACAACGTCATCTCGCAGGCCAATGGCGCCACCGGCATGGCAGTGGGCCTGAAGGAAGCCTCGGATGTGGTCATCGAAGGCAACGAGATCATCTACTGCGCGGTCGGCATCGGCAGTGACATCTCCCCCTTCGAGCCCGACAGCACCGTCACCATCCGTGGCAACCGCATCGCCTACAACGGCATCGGCATCTCCTTCACCTCCGACATCGGCGGCACCGAGGTAACCGGCAACATCTTCGAAGGCAACCTGTCGCAGATCGCCGTCGGCGGCGCGGGCGCCGCCACCAAGAGCCATTGGCACGGCAACTACTGGGACGACTACCAGGGCTTCGATCGCAACACCGACCGGGTGGGCGATACGCCGTACGAGCTGTACGCCTTCACCGACCAGCTGTGGATGGAGCAGCCCTACGCCCGCTTCTTCAAGAATGCGCCCATGCTCGAGGCGCTCGATTTTCTCGAACGGCTAGCGCCCTTCACCAGCCCCGTGCTGCTGCTCAAGGACGACGCACCGCTGTTCCACAACCCCAAAGAGGCAAAATCATGA
- a CDS encoding 4Fe-4S dicluster domain-containing protein translates to MSQETETGPAVPPDGEQPTPSPRVRKGAAPRSNARALEARRRFIRSAVMSTAVVGAGLAGYLPVAAQADSPRLRPPGALDEDDFLSSCIKCGQCVQVCPVEAIVLGDITDGFGIGVPHIESREQACDFSCDAVQCILACPTGALVYRKPDFLKIREGAELAHKPVLKAKANDPEPTLNLIERAGLARLSRPEACLATQGKGFKGQARGADFTGQMRYMDVDRWAPIKVADHPYERELCDLCVTECPIQDAIRLEVTEAADGSKRGIPVVMEQCVGCGVCEMICPVEPTAIVVDSRAVWEGEA, encoded by the coding sequence ATGAGCCAGGAGACCGAAACCGGTCCTGCCGTGCCGCCCGACGGCGAACAACCAACCCCGTCGCCGCGCGTCAGGAAGGGCGCCGCACCGCGCTCCAACGCCCGTGCGCTCGAAGCGCGCCGCCGTTTTATCCGCAGTGCCGTCATGAGCACCGCCGTGGTCGGCGCCGGGCTGGCCGGCTACCTGCCGGTGGCCGCGCAGGCCGACAGCCCCCGGCTGCGACCGCCAGGTGCGCTCGATGAGGACGACTTCCTGTCCTCCTGTATCAAGTGCGGGCAGTGCGTGCAGGTGTGTCCGGTCGAGGCCATCGTGCTCGGCGACATCACCGACGGTTTCGGCATCGGCGTGCCGCACATCGAATCCCGCGAGCAGGCCTGTGATTTTTCCTGCGATGCGGTGCAGTGCATCCTCGCCTGTCCCACCGGGGCGCTGGTCTATCGCAAACCCGATTTCCTCAAGATCCGCGAGGGCGCCGAACTGGCCCACAAGCCGGTGCTCAAGGCCAAGGCCAATGACCCGGAGCCGACGCTCAACCTGATCGAGCGCGCCGGCCTGGCGCGGCTCTCCCGGCCCGAGGCCTGTCTGGCGACCCAGGGCAAGGGCTTCAAGGGCCAGGCCCGCGGCGCCGACTTCACCGGCCAGATGCGCTACATGGATGTCGACCGCTGGGCACCCATCAAGGTGGCCGACCACCCCTACGAGCGCGAGCTGTGTGACCTGTGCGTCACCGAATGTCCGATCCAGGACGCCATCCGGCTGGAAGTCACCGAAGCGGCCGACGGCAGCAAGCGCGGCATTCCGGTGGTGATGGAGCAATGCGTGGGCTGTGGTGTGTGTGAAATGATCTGCCCCGTCGAGCCGACCGCCATCGTGGTCGATTCGCGGGCGGTGTGGGAGGGCGAAGCATGA
- a CDS encoding NapH/MauN family ferredoxin-type protein, with the protein MKGRFFEQIMLMLGQAPKKPEVITPAAQEVHKMKRLTKDDFEAMKKHVRDHALEKHTWRNRRWTVLILVNLLFTFSFWLDIQILEGALTASRFVGFHLIDLNSALQVMLAHKHIIVNLFIGTATVFLLWAALGGRSFCSWVCPYHLVAELFEKLHLKLVEKKLVTDHEFHRGARTVMWVLFSLLAVVTGFTVFETLSPTGILSRALIYGPSLALGWVALLLVFEVVYSRRAWCRYVCPIGLTYGAVGTISPVRVMYDLNHCFHEGDCRKVCLVPHVLEMVIKGRSPDVKVPVGPDCTRCGLCVDTCPSGALKFEVKGLNKLL; encoded by the coding sequence ATGAAAGGCCGATTCTTCGAGCAGATCATGCTCATGCTGGGACAGGCGCCGAAAAAACCCGAGGTAATCACCCCGGCGGCGCAGGAAGTCCACAAGATGAAGCGCCTGACCAAGGACGACTTCGAGGCCATGAAAAAGCATGTGCGCGACCATGCCCTCGAAAAGCACACCTGGCGCAACCGGCGCTGGACGGTGCTGATCCTGGTGAACCTGCTGTTCACCTTCTCCTTTTGGCTCGACATCCAGATCCTCGAAGGCGCGCTCACCGCCTCGCGCTTCGTCGGCTTCCACCTCATCGACCTCAACTCCGCGCTGCAGGTGATGCTGGCGCACAAGCACATCATCGTGAACCTGTTCATCGGCACGGCCACGGTGTTCCTGCTGTGGGCGGCGCTGGGTGGGCGCAGCTTCTGCTCCTGGGTGTGCCCCTATCACCTGGTGGCCGAGCTGTTCGAGAAGCTGCACCTCAAGCTGGTCGAGAAGAAACTCGTCACCGACCACGAATTCCACCGCGGCGCGCGCACCGTGATGTGGGTGCTGTTCTCGCTGCTGGCGGTGGTCACCGGCTTCACCGTGTTCGAGACCCTGTCGCCCACCGGCATCCTCAGCCGCGCGCTGATCTACGGCCCGAGCCTGGCCCTGGGCTGGGTGGCGCTGCTGCTGGTCTTCGAGGTGGTGTATTCTCGGCGCGCCTGGTGTCGTTATGTCTGCCCCATCGGCCTGACCTACGGCGCCGTCGGCACGATCTCCCCCGTGCGCGTGATGTATGACCTAAATCATTGCTTCCACGAGGGCGACTGCCGCAAAGTGTGCCTCGTGCCCCACGTGCTCGAAATGGTCATCAAGGGTCGCTCGCCGGATGTGAAGGTGCCGGTGGGCCCTGATTGCACCCGCTGCGGTCTGTGCGTGGATACCTGCCCCAGCGGTGCCCTCAAGTTCGAGGTCAAGGGGCTCAACAAGCTGCTCTAA
- a CDS encoding ABC transporter ATP-binding protein encodes MIRFESVKKLFRRHPVLDGVTLDIATGERIALIGSNGAGKTTLIRCLLGEYTFDGEVLVDGASPRKQRASVLGKIGFVPQLPPPLKMPVGQLVNFAAAVCNSDPKRIEALGTRLGLNIDELRNRPFNRLSGGMKQKLLIAIALGRDVKVLVLDEPAANLDPEARHIFFNLLAERIENTSMIISSHRLDEVAQLVNRVIEMDMGKVVLDDRVADDANLAAMLNTRLQLHRADEAIARALGEWGFTDQGGGTAWHGLVAGPDRLRFLGMLSRYVGLLKGIDMVELDPGVTLQ; translated from the coding sequence ATGATCCGTTTCGAAAGCGTCAAAAAACTCTTCCGGCGTCACCCCGTCCTCGACGGCGTGACGCTCGACATCGCCACCGGTGAGCGCATCGCCCTCATCGGCTCCAACGGCGCCGGCAAGACCACCCTCATCCGCTGCCTGCTGGGCGAATACACCTTTGATGGCGAGGTGCTGGTCGACGGCGCCTCGCCGCGCAAGCAGCGCGCCAGCGTGCTCGGCAAGATCGGCTTCGTGCCGCAGCTGCCGCCGCCGCTCAAGATGCCGGTTGGCCAGCTGGTGAACTTCGCCGCCGCGGTGTGCAACAGCGACCCCAAGCGCATTGAAGCCCTCGGCACCCGGCTCGGCCTGAACATCGACGAGCTGCGCAACCGCCCCTTCAACCGCCTCTCCGGCGGCATGAAGCAGAAGCTGCTCATCGCCATCGCGCTGGGCCGCGACGTGAAGGTGCTGGTGCTCGACGAGCCGGCGGCCAACCTCGACCCCGAGGCGCGGCACATCTTCTTCAACCTGCTCGCCGAGCGCATCGAGAACACCTCGATGATCATCTCCAGCCACCGCCTCGACGAGGTCGCGCAGCTGGTCAATCGGGTCATCGAAATGGACATGGGCAAGGTCGTCCTCGACGACCGCGTGGCCGACGACGCCAACCTCGCCGCCATGCTCAACACCCGGCTGCAGTTGCACCGGGCGGACGAGGCCATTGCCCGTGCGCTGGGCGAGTGGGGTTTCACCGACCAGGGTGGCGGCACCGCCTGGCACGGCCTGGTGGCCGGCCCCGACCGTCTGCGCTTCCTCGGCATGCTGTCGCGCTATGTGGGTCTGCTCAAGGGCATCGACATGGTCGAGCTTGACCCCGGGGTCACACTGCAATGA